In one window of Agromyces badenianii DNA:
- the hutH gene encoding histidine ammonia-lyase: MSIAPDSVPARAAASVTVGTGPLGIDEVVAVARGRATVVLDPAALDGVAASRAVIEGLAADPEPHYGISTGFGALATTFIAEDRRAQLQASLVRSHAAGSGAEVETEVVRALMLLRLSTLMTGRTGVRRSTAETYAAILNAGITPVVREYGSLGCSGDLAPLAHCALVAMGEGKVRVAGPSSGTGGSTGSGGSGGSGASTGSITDAAGALAAAGITPLRLAEKEGLALINGTDGMLGMLALAIDDLRMLLTTADIAAAMSVEGLMGTDAVFAEDLHRLRPHAGQAASAANLRRLLSGSPIVASHQGPECTRVQDAYSLRCAPQVHGAARDTLAHAASVADAELASAIDNPVLTLDGRVESNGNFHGAPVGYVLDFLAIAVADVASMSERRTDRFLDRARNQGLPPFLAHEVGVDSGLMIAQYTAAGIVSELKRLAAPASVDSIPSSAMQEDHVSMGWAAGRKLRRAIDGLARVLAIEVMTAARGLALRAPLAPGAATGAVVSLVAEAGAVPGPDRFLSPEIEAISALVASGDVAARASAVTGALA, encoded by the coding sequence ATGAGCATCGCTCCCGATTCCGTACCCGCCCGCGCCGCGGCATCCGTCACCGTCGGCACCGGCCCGCTCGGCATCGACGAGGTCGTCGCGGTCGCGCGCGGCCGGGCGACCGTCGTGCTCGACCCGGCCGCACTCGACGGCGTCGCGGCGAGCCGCGCGGTCATCGAGGGCCTCGCCGCCGACCCCGAACCGCACTACGGCATCTCGACCGGCTTCGGCGCGCTCGCGACGACCTTCATCGCCGAAGACCGCCGCGCCCAGCTGCAGGCGAGCCTCGTGCGCTCGCACGCCGCCGGATCGGGCGCCGAGGTCGAGACCGAGGTCGTGCGCGCGCTCATGCTGCTGCGCCTCTCGACGCTCATGACCGGCCGCACGGGCGTGCGCCGCTCGACCGCCGAGACCTACGCGGCGATCCTGAACGCGGGCATCACGCCGGTGGTGCGCGAGTACGGCTCCCTCGGCTGCTCCGGCGACCTCGCACCCCTCGCGCACTGCGCGCTCGTCGCGATGGGCGAGGGCAAGGTGCGGGTCGCGGGCCCGTCGAGCGGCACGGGTGGCTCGACCGGCTCGGGTGGCTCGGGTGGCTCGGGTGCCTCGACCGGCTCGATCACGGATGCCGCGGGCGCCCTCGCCGCCGCCGGCATCACGCCGCTCCGCCTCGCCGAGAAGGAGGGCCTCGCCCTCATCAACGGCACCGACGGCATGCTCGGCATGCTCGCCCTCGCGATCGACGACCTCCGGATGCTCCTGACCACCGCCGACATCGCCGCCGCCATGAGCGTCGAGGGGCTCATGGGCACCGACGCCGTCTTCGCCGAGGATCTGCACCGACTGCGTCCGCACGCCGGACAGGCGGCCTCGGCCGCGAACCTGCGGCGCCTGCTGTCCGGCTCCCCCATCGTCGCGAGCCACCAGGGCCCCGAGTGCACCCGGGTGCAGGATGCCTACTCGCTCCGCTGCGCCCCGCAGGTGCACGGCGCCGCCCGCGACACGCTCGCGCACGCGGCATCCGTCGCCGATGCCGAGCTCGCGAGCGCGATCGACAATCCCGTGCTGACGCTCGACGGCCGGGTCGAGTCGAACGGCAACTTCCACGGGGCACCCGTCGGGTACGTGCTCGACTTCCTGGCGATCGCGGTCGCGGATGTCGCGTCGATGAGCGAGCGGCGCACCGACCGGTTCCTCGACCGAGCGCGCAACCAGGGTCTGCCGCCGTTCCTCGCCCACGAGGTCGGGGTCGATTCGGGCCTGATGATCGCGCAGTACACCGCGGCGGGCATCGTGAGCGAGCTGAAGCGGCTGGCCGCACCCGCGTCGGTCGACTCGATCCCGTCGTCGGCGATGCAGGAGGACCACGTGTCGATGGGCTGGGCCGCAGGCCGCAAGCTGCGTCGCGCGATCGACGGACTCGCCCGCGTGCTCGCGATCGAGGTCATGACCGCCGCGCGCGGGCTCGCGCTTCGCGCACCGCTCGCACCGGGCGCGGCGACGGGCGCGGTCGTGTCGCTCGTCGCGGAGGCCGGCGCCGTGCCGGGGCCCGACCGCTTCCTCTCGCCCGAGATCGAGGCGATCTCGGCGCTTGTGGCATCGGGCGACGTGGCCGCACGTGCGAGCGCGGTCACGGGCGCACTCGCCTGA
- a CDS encoding phosphate ABC transporter ATP-binding protein encodes MSENTTTIVEVLPESRARGRGSLLPSLRLPGMRNATATAPAPADEPPAPLATLDARDISAWFGDHQVLDRVSLTMPAGVVTSLIGPSGCGKSTFLRILNRMHELVPSASLAGEVLLDGDDIYDTGRRLVDARKHIGMVFQKPNPFPAMSIYDNVLAGLTLTGIRASRDEKDHLVETCLTKAGLWRELKDRLRAPGGGLSGGQQQRLCIARSLAVKPRVLLMDEPCSALDPTSTRVIEETMLELVHDVTIVIVTHNMQQAQRVSQQCAFFLASHGTPGAIVEHGDTEAMFADPIDPRTFDYVNGRFG; translated from the coding sequence ATGTCCGAAAACACCACCACCATCGTCGAGGTGCTGCCCGAGAGCCGGGCGCGAGGCCGGGGCAGCCTGCTGCCTTCGCTGCGCCTGCCCGGGATGCGGAACGCGACCGCCACCGCGCCGGCGCCGGCCGACGAGCCCCCCGCGCCCCTCGCAACCCTCGACGCGCGCGACATCTCCGCCTGGTTCGGCGATCACCAGGTGCTCGACCGCGTCTCGCTCACGATGCCCGCCGGTGTGGTCACCTCGCTCATCGGGCCGTCGGGATGCGGCAAGTCCACCTTCCTGCGCATCCTCAACCGCATGCACGAGCTCGTGCCCTCGGCGAGTCTCGCCGGCGAGGTCCTGCTCGACGGCGACGACATCTACGACACGGGCCGGCGCCTCGTCGACGCTCGCAAGCACATCGGCATGGTCTTCCAGAAGCCCAACCCGTTCCCGGCGATGTCGATCTACGACAACGTGCTCGCCGGGCTCACCCTGACGGGCATCCGAGCCTCGCGCGACGAGAAGGACCACCTCGTCGAGACCTGCCTCACCAAGGCGGGTCTCTGGCGGGAGCTCAAGGACCGCCTGCGCGCGCCCGGCGGCGGACTCTCGGGCGGCCAGCAGCAGCGCCTCTGCATCGCCCGCTCCCTCGCGGTGAAACCGCGCGTGCTGCTCATGGACGAACCGTGCTCGGCGCTCGACCCCACGTCGACGCGGGTGATCGAGGAGACGATGCTCGAGCTCGTGCACGACGTCACGATCGTGATCGTCACGCACAACATGCAGCAGGCGCAGCGTGTCTCGCAGCAGTGCGCGTTCTTCCTCGCCTCGCACGGCACGCCCGGTGCGATCGTCGAGCACGGCGACACGGAGGCGATGTTCGCCGACCCGATCGACCCGCGCACCTTCGATTACGTCAATGGGCGGTTCGGCTGA